In Anaerolineales bacterium, a genomic segment contains:
- the rpsG gene encoding 30S ribosomal protein S7 has translation MPRRYTPQRRPTLPDIRYNSVLVGMIINRMMRNGKKSTARAVLYDALDLVADRTKREALEVLQVAMTNAAPTVEVKPKRVGGSTYQVPIEVSRDRGESLAMRWILMAARSRSGKSMAEKLASEILDAANNQGAAVKRKDETHRMAEANRAFAHYRW, from the coding sequence ATGCCTAGACGATATACACCCCAACGCCGCCCCACGCTCCCCGATATTCGGTACAACAGCGTTCTTGTGGGGATGATCATTAACCGAATGATGCGCAACGGCAAGAAAAGTACTGCCCGCGCCGTCCTGTATGATGCGCTTGACCTCGTGGCGGATCGCACCAAGCGAGAGGCGCTCGAAGTGTTGCAAGTGGCGATGACGAATGCTGCGCCTACCGTAGAAGTAAAGCCCAAGCGCGTTGGTGGGTCTACCTACCAAGTTCCGATTGAAGTCAGTCGGGATCGTGGCGAATCGCTCGCCATGCGCTGGATTTTGATGGCGGCACGCTCGCGCAGTGGTAAGAGCATGGCGGAAAAATTAGCGTCTGAAATCTTAGACGCGGCGAACAATCAAGGCGCTGCCGTAAAGCGCAAGGACGAGACGCACCGCATGGCGGAAGCGAACCGTGCCTTTGCTCATTACCGCTGGTAG
- the rpsL gene encoding 30S ribosomal protein S12, which yields MPTINQLVRKGRRAKKSKSKSPALQYTFNAYKQTRTRQPKGAPQKRGVCTNVRTMTPKKPNSALRKIARIRLTNTLEVTAYIPGEGHSLQEHSVVMIRGGRVKDLPGVRYHIVRGKLDCDGVKNRQQGRSKYGAKMPKAAPAGKGGAAPAKKK from the coding sequence ATGCCGACCATCAACCAACTTGTTCGCAAGGGTCGCCGCGCTAAGAAAAGCAAAAGCAAATCGCCAGCGCTGCAATATACCTTTAACGCCTACAAGCAAACGCGCACACGCCAACCGAAGGGTGCGCCCCAAAAGCGCGGCGTCTGCACGAATGTGCGTACCATGACGCCCAAGAAGCCAAATTCGGCGCTGCGCAAGATTGCCCGTATTCGCCTGACAAACACGCTCGAAGTCACTGCTTATATCCCCGGCGAGGGTCACAGCTTGCAGGAACACAGCGTTGTCATGATTCGCGGTGGTCGTGTGAAGGATTTGCCTGGCGTTCGCTATCACATTGTTCGTGGCAAGCTCGACTGTGACGGGGTGAAAAACCGTCAGCAGGGGCGCAGCAAATACGGCGCGAAAATGCCGAAGGCTGCCCCAGCAGGCAAGGGCGGCGCTGCACCGGCGAAGAAAAAGTAA
- a CDS encoding cold-shock protein yields the protein MERQWGTVKDFDKLSGRGIIVTDMGEQVAVRYAVIRGEGERALRPGERVSLEIEQKPSGLSAVSVMRQS from the coding sequence ATGGAACGTCAATGGGGAACGGTGAAGGATTTCGACAAACTGAGCGGACGCGGCATCATCGTCACTGATATGGGTGAACAGGTTGCCGTTCGTTACGCCGTCATTCGGGGAGAAGGCGAACGTGCCTTGCGCCCCGGTGAGCGTGTCTCACTCGAAATTGAGCAGAAACCATCCGGTTTAAGCGCTGTCTCAGTGATGCGTCAATCCTAA
- a CDS encoding cupin domain-containing protein has product MGIIHKRFEEGQTWRWEGVEVEQYTSNQATKEVLVGPKDGATNFVIRYFTIPPHGFSSLDNHAHDHGVVVMRGRARLQLGERFEEVREGDAIYIPGLETHQFENLTDEPFTFLCVVPPKPSRPEER; this is encoded by the coding sequence ATGGGAATCATTCATAAGCGCTTTGAGGAAGGGCAAACATGGCGGTGGGAAGGGGTGGAAGTTGAACAGTACACCTCCAACCAAGCGACGAAAGAGGTTTTGGTTGGACCGAAAGACGGGGCGACTAACTTCGTCATTCGGTATTTCACCATTCCGCCGCATGGCTTTTCCAGCCTAGATAACCATGCCCATGATCATGGCGTTGTCGTCATGCGCGGACGCGCCCGCCTTCAGTTAGGGGAGCGTTTCGAGGAAGTTCGTGAGGGGGATGCCATCTACATTCCGGGTTTAGAAACCCACCAGTTCGAGAATCTGACTGACGAACCGTTTACGTTTCTGTGTGTTGTGCCACCCAAACCCTCCAGACCAGAAGAACGCTAG
- a CDS encoding CoA-binding protein has protein sequence MGLGSGIAGDVSMNTVLSEEDRERYQDPGIIRTILSTAKTIAMVGLSPKSERPSHFVASYLKSEGYRVIPVNPKATEILGEKAYPDLQSISFPIDLVNVFRQPEECFEIAQDAIRMGAKGLWLQLRVVNVDAARLAYDAGLRVVMDRCVKIEHGRYGGSLHWVGMNTELISARRAQRYF, from the coding sequence ATGGGACTTGGATCAGGCATTGCAGGCGACGTAAGCATGAACACAGTCTTATCTGAAGAAGACCGTGAGCGTTATCAAGACCCAGGAATCATCCGCACCATTCTGAGTACGGCTAAGACCATTGCGATGGTTGGGCTTTCGCCAAAAAGTGAACGCCCTAGCCATTTTGTGGCATCCTACCTGAAATCGGAAGGGTATCGCGTGATTCCGGTGAACCCCAAAGCAACCGAGATTTTGGGCGAGAAGGCGTATCCCGATTTGCAAAGCATCTCCTTCCCTATCGATCTGGTGAATGTCTTTCGGCAGCCAGAGGAGTGTTTCGAGATTGCCCAAGATGCCATACGGATGGGGGCAAAGGGATTGTGGCTGCAACTGCGGGTGGTGAACGTAGATGCCGCCCGTCTTGCCTATGATGCTGGACTGCGCGTTGTGATGGATCGTTGTGTGAAGATTGAGCATGGGCGTTACGGTGGCTCTCTCCATTGGGTGGGGATGAACACCGAATTGATCAGCGCCCGACGCGCTCAACGCTATTTTTAA
- a CDS encoding O-acetylhomoserine aminocarboxypropyltransferase/cysteine synthase — MSQSKRKFGFETRMLHAGYIPEPVTGARAVPIFQTTSYVFEDSDKAAQLFELKQYGNIYTRINNPTTAAFEERIASLENATGAVATASGMAAQFAVFMTLLNPGDEIVASAHLYGGTVTQFTHTFKKLGIKTHFVDPTNLDRWAKAITPQTKALYGETIGNPKGSILDIAPLADLAHAHNIPLIVDSTFATPYLCRPMDWGADLVVHSATKFIGGHGNSIAGVLLDSGRFDFSRFPTIADPDPAYHELRFYETFGHYGFLMKARAVTLRDTGAALSPFNSFLLIQGLETLSVRMDRHVQNAHAVAAFLNDHPKVAWVAYAGLPDSPYHALAQKYTPKGPGAVFTFGIKGENPRQAGKTFIEGLHLFSHLANVGDARSLVIHPASTTHQQLSDAELEAGGVSPAMIRLSIGLETTEDLLWDLDQALQAT, encoded by the coding sequence ATGAGTCAATCGAAACGAAAATTTGGATTTGAAACACGGATGCTCCATGCCGGGTATATTCCTGAACCCGTTACCGGGGCGCGTGCCGTACCTATTTTCCAGACGACATCGTATGTCTTTGAAGACAGCGACAAAGCCGCTCAGTTGTTTGAACTGAAGCAATATGGGAACATCTACACACGGATCAACAACCCCACCACCGCCGCCTTCGAGGAACGTATCGCTTCTTTGGAAAATGCGACGGGGGCGGTTGCCACCGCCAGCGGTATGGCGGCGCAGTTTGCGGTTTTTATGACATTGCTCAACCCGGGGGATGAGATCGTCGCCTCGGCACATCTTTATGGGGGGACGGTCACGCAGTTCACCCATACCTTCAAAAAGTTGGGCATCAAAACCCATTTTGTCGATCCAACGAATCTGGATCGGTGGGCAAAGGCGATCACCCCACAGACAAAAGCGCTTTACGGGGAAACGATTGGCAATCCCAAAGGGAGTATCCTTGATATTGCGCCACTGGCAGACCTTGCCCATGCCCATAACATCCCGCTCATTGTCGATAGCACGTTTGCCACACCCTACCTGTGCCGCCCGATGGATTGGGGGGCGGATTTAGTCGTTCACTCCGCGACAAAATTTATCGGCGGGCATGGAAATTCCATAGCCGGTGTGCTGCTGGACTCAGGGCGGTTCGATTTCAGCCGCTTTCCGACCATTGCCGATCCCGACCCCGCCTATCATGAGCTACGTTTCTATGAAACGTTTGGGCATTATGGATTCCTTATGAAAGCGCGTGCTGTGACGCTGCGGGATACAGGTGCGGCGCTTTCCCCGTTCAATTCATTTCTCTTGATTCAGGGTTTGGAGACGCTCTCCGTGCGGATGGATCGGCACGTTCAAAATGCGCACGCCGTCGCCGCTTTTCTGAACGATCATCCAAAGGTGGCGTGGGTTGCCTATGCCGGGCTACCGGATAGCCCCTATCACGCCCTTGCCCAAAAATACACGCCGAAAGGACCCGGCGCGGTGTTCACTTTTGGAATTAAAGGGGAGAACCCCCGACAGGCAGGCAAAACGTTTATTGAGGGGCTGCACCTCTTTTCGCACCTCGCCAATGTGGGCGACGCCCGCAGTTTGGTCATTCACCCCGCTTCGACAACACATCAACAGCTTTCTGACGCCGAATTAGAGGCGGGCGGGGTTAGTCCAGCGATGATTCGACTCTCGATTGGCTTAGAAACAACAGAGGATTTGTTATGGGACTTGGATCAGGCATTGCAGGCGACGTAA
- the der gene encoding ribosome biogenesis GTPase Der: protein MRKPFVALVGRPNVGKSTLFNRLVEERKSVTSDIPGTTRDRLLADANWRGVEFTLIDTGGIEVYEPRTGKPRPTLLEGSVDFVKEIRIQALIAIEEADVVVMLVDAIDGITGADEEVAEMLRRTNKPILIAANKADNEERRLAANEFYALGLGEEVFPISALHGTGTGDLLDAVVDHLKQAPPETLEEMDESLKIAIVGRPNVGKSSLLNRLLGEERAIVSPIAGTTRDSIDTRLTWEGMPVTLIDTAGIRRRGSIEPGIEQFSVIRAFKALERADVALLLIDAVEGVTAQDLHIAGMIKEANRSVVIIVNKWDALEKDDHTLNEFTKTIQQRFDFIAYAPILFLSAKTGQRIHTVLPMAARVQEERLVRIPTGALNQLVRRAVERHSPTSSPQGRLKIYYVSQVRVDPPTFLFHVNDKELLHFTYERYLENQIREDYTFLGTPIRLSFRNRRRE, encoded by the coding sequence ATGCGGAAACCCTTTGTCGCCCTTGTGGGGCGTCCGAATGTTGGCAAATCAACGCTGTTCAATCGCCTTGTTGAGGAACGGAAATCCGTCACCTCGGATATTCCCGGCACGACACGGGATCGTCTTTTGGCTGATGCGAATTGGCGCGGTGTGGAATTCACCCTCATCGATACGGGCGGGATTGAAGTTTACGAGCCGCGTACAGGAAAACCGCGTCCCACCCTTCTGGAAGGGAGCGTCGATTTCGTCAAGGAGATTCGCATACAGGCGCTGATCGCCATTGAGGAAGCGGATGTCGTCGTCATGCTTGTTGATGCCATTGATGGGATCACCGGGGCGGATGAGGAGGTGGCGGAGATGCTGCGGCGGACGAACAAACCAATTCTGATCGCCGCCAACAAAGCGGATAACGAGGAACGCCGTCTTGCGGCGAACGAGTTTTATGCCCTCGGCTTGGGCGAGGAAGTGTTTCCCATCAGCGCCTTGCATGGGACGGGAACGGGTGATTTGCTGGATGCGGTTGTCGATCATCTGAAACAAGCGCCGCCCGAAACGCTGGAGGAGATGGACGAAAGTCTGAAGATCGCCATTGTGGGGCGCCCGAATGTGGGGAAATCGAGTTTGCTCAACCGCTTGCTTGGCGAGGAACGCGCCATTGTTAGTCCGATTGCGGGGACAACCCGTGATTCGATTGACACCCGCCTAACATGGGAAGGGATGCCCGTCACCTTGATCGATACAGCAGGGATTCGACGGCGGGGGAGCATTGAGCCGGGGATTGAGCAGTTCAGCGTTATTCGTGCCTTTAAAGCCCTTGAGCGGGCGGATGTTGCTTTGCTGTTGATTGATGCGGTGGAGGGCGTGACTGCCCAAGATTTGCACATTGCGGGGATGATTAAAGAGGCAAACCGAAGTGTGGTGATCATCGTCAACAAATGGGATGCATTGGAAAAAGACGACCACACCCTGAACGAATTCACAAAAACGATCCAGCAGCGCTTTGATTTCATCGCCTATGCGCCGATTCTTTTCCTTAGCGCCAAGACGGGGCAGCGTATTCACACTGTCTTGCCGATGGCGGCGCGGGTGCAAGAAGAACGCCTTGTACGCATCCCAACGGGGGCATTGAACCAACTGGTGAGGCGGGCAGTAGAACGCCACTCCCCAACGAGCAGCCCGCAGGGACGGTTGAAAATTTACTATGTCTCCCAAGTGCGTGTAGACCCCCCGACGTTCCTTTTCCATGTAAACGATAAGGAACTTCTGCACTTTACCTATGAACGTTATCTGGAAAACCAAATTCGGGAGGACTATACCTTCCTCGGCACGCCTATCCGGTTAAGTTTTCGCAACCGTCGGCGGGAGTAG
- a CDS encoding O-antigen ligase family protein, whose amino-acid sequence MSSLLKTTLRGQSAQSLTIGIFIGAIAVSLALLLVIAGPVIAFGAVLGMGAGLYILTNLTAGLYAVFAVVALLPFATLPVRVALTPTILDLALAGFLLVYLFQWMTAKRPRFRLVPAGALILLFAGFMLFSFVAGLGHAALTANILRKFAEMVVTVCLPIVLIDVLRDAQVLRRATLVLVLMGAAQALIGVGLYALNDTTAERALNALGRFGYPQGGVIRYVEDDPSQGERAIGTWVDPNAYGGFLLMIGALAGVQALSTRPVTGSSRLGRGAAWGICILVGGAVLLTGSRGALLALGVAVLFVAVLRYRWLLVAGVIGGLIVLSLPFMQRYLERLSEGFAGEDLATQMRFGEYKDALTLIGRYPLIGVGFAGSPDRDIYLGVSSTYLKIAGATGLTGLGLFLLTMAEVFRYGLRRWRAIRADPDLLPIWLGATAGIVGALISGVVDHYYFNLEFQGAATMLWVFVGLSLAAARTVSDNGLIIHKITVPPRRFTR is encoded by the coding sequence TTGTCCTCTCTCTTAAAAACAACCTTGCGCGGACAGTCCGCCCAATCGCTGACTATTGGCATCTTCATTGGTGCTATCGCGGTGAGTCTCGCTCTGCTTCTTGTGATCGCTGGTCCGGTGATTGCTTTCGGGGCGGTCTTGGGGATGGGCGCAGGGCTGTACATCCTAACAAACTTGACTGCCGGACTATACGCCGTTTTTGCTGTTGTGGCGCTTTTGCCCTTTGCCACACTTCCCGTCCGTGTGGCGCTGACGCCAACCATCCTTGACCTTGCCCTTGCCGGGTTTCTTCTTGTTTACCTATTCCAATGGATGACCGCCAAACGCCCACGCTTTCGGCTCGTCCCAGCGGGGGCGTTGATCCTTCTTTTCGCCGGATTCATGCTCTTTAGTTTTGTTGCTGGGTTGGGTCACGCCGCCCTCACAGCGAACATCTTACGCAAATTTGCCGAAATGGTCGTCACCGTTTGCCTACCGATTGTCTTGATCGATGTCTTGCGTGATGCCCAAGTCCTTCGCCGTGCCACCCTTGTGCTTGTCCTCATGGGTGCGGCACAAGCCCTGATTGGCGTTGGACTCTACGCATTGAATGACACCACTGCCGAGCGTGCGCTCAACGCCCTTGGACGGTTCGGCTACCCGCAGGGAGGGGTGATCCGCTACGTAGAAGACGACCCCTCGCAAGGGGAACGCGCCATTGGGACATGGGTTGACCCGAATGCCTATGGTGGTTTTTTGCTCATGATCGGGGCGCTCGCCGGAGTACAGGCGCTCTCCACACGTCCCGTCACTGGAAGTAGTCGGCTAGGGCGGGGCGCTGCGTGGGGAATATGCATTCTCGTTGGTGGGGCGGTCTTACTCACCGGATCACGCGGGGCGCTCTTGGCGCTTGGGGTCGCCGTACTTTTCGTCGCCGTGCTGCGCTATCGCTGGCTTTTGGTAGCGGGAGTCATCGGCGGACTTATCGTGCTTTCCTTACCCTTTATGCAGCGCTACCTAGAGCGGCTCTCGGAGGGGTTTGCGGGGGAAGACCTCGCCACCCAAATGCGTTTTGGCGAATATAAAGATGCCCTTACGCTCATCGGGCGCTATCCGCTGATCGGGGTTGGTTTTGCTGGTTCGCCAGATCGAGATATTTATCTCGGCGTCTCCAGTACCTATTTGAAGATTGCTGGCGCAACAGGATTAACCGGACTCGGTTTGTTTTTGCTGACGATGGCGGAGGTTTTCCGCTATGGGCTGCGGCGTTGGCGTGCCATTCGCGCCGATCCTGATCTGCTCCCCATTTGGCTCGGGGCGACGGCGGGCATTGTCGGAGCGCTCATCAGCGGTGTCGTGGATCACTACTACTTCAATCTGGAGTTTCAAGGGGCGGCTACGATGCTTTGGGTTTTCGTCGGGCTGTCATTGGCGGCAGCCCGAACGGTGTCGGATAATGGACTCATAATTCACAAAATCACCGTTCCACCTCGCCGTTTCACTCGTTGA
- a CDS encoding alpha/beta hydrolase, whose protein sequence is MFRTIRIVVLVAVLALSLTFFLSENAPIHAQPSLPLEACTLKFGIGEAARDADAQCGTFSAPEDWENAAGKHITLKIVVIPAKREGSNAPPIFHLEGGPGAGAIKQFQETWFAAYERLNQDHAIVLIDQRGTGGSTSIDCKEISDQALADLEKATTPDIDITTNRERLAACLERVSAIMDPAKVTSAALADDTNAVRAALGYEKIFLYGSSYGTWLAQVYLSRHPETVAGAVLEGVVAPSDKPWITVANYRDTALQKVFTLCQADAACNDIFPDLPAKMDKALSRFAGEPIRTSGTSSYTGKSYPITMTKERFLESLIAMINQGPILGYIPQVITQAGSGIYTLPASILIASAETELSYGMYFSIVCAETVAFLTPAEIAEGKQNAFYGTSDGVIDLLVQSCQTWRSAELEPIPALETDIPILMFSGAFDSQTPPQFAENAAKRLTNSQLISFPYQGHGVLPFSKCAQNLTAVFLANPSEVKTLDTSCAGRDVKPIFNGAYLVKFTELADPISGRRYTLPEGWRYRQAETPTSPFAYFISQDDLQSIGFARVEGAVTTERLPEFEALIGTEYNATLTLQASLNSFGVTIAQYAFSTAEEGFTGALVIIGGGLTGSSTTSLLWYAAPNNTFTATFEPILTNVLFSLMSP, encoded by the coding sequence ATGTTCCGCACCATTCGGATTGTCGTGCTGGTCGCCGTACTTGCCCTTAGCCTCACCTTCTTTCTTTCTGAAAATGCGCCTATCCATGCCCAACCATCGCTCCCCCTTGAGGCGTGTACTCTAAAATTTGGGATTGGTGAGGCGGCGCGGGATGCGGATGCCCAATGTGGGACATTTAGCGCCCCTGAAGATTGGGAAAATGCAGCGGGCAAGCACATCACCCTAAAAATCGTTGTGATTCCGGCAAAGAGGGAAGGCTCAAATGCCCCACCCATTTTCCATTTGGAAGGCGGACCCGGTGCAGGGGCGATCAAACAATTTCAGGAAACCTGGTTTGCCGCCTATGAAAGGCTCAATCAGGATCATGCGATTGTCTTGATTGACCAACGCGGGACGGGCGGCTCAACATCGATTGATTGTAAGGAAATCAGCGATCAGGCATTAGCAGATTTAGAAAAAGCAACAACCCCCGACATCGATATAACGACCAATCGGGAACGTCTTGCCGCCTGTTTAGAACGTGTCTCAGCGATTATGGATCCGGCGAAAGTGACCAGTGCCGCCCTTGCCGATGACACGAACGCCGTCCGCGCTGCGCTTGGCTACGAGAAAATCTTCCTCTACGGATCGTCCTATGGAACATGGCTGGCGCAGGTTTACCTAAGCCGCCACCCGGAAACCGTCGCCGGAGCGGTTTTAGAGGGTGTTGTTGCCCCTTCGGATAAACCTTGGATCACGGTGGCGAATTACCGAGATACGGCGCTCCAAAAGGTATTCACCCTCTGTCAGGCAGATGCCGCTTGCAATGATATTTTCCCTGACCTTCCGGCGAAGATGGACAAGGCGCTCAGCCGTTTTGCTGGTGAGCCTATCCGCACCAGTGGGACAAGTTCCTACACCGGAAAATCCTACCCAATCACGATGACGAAAGAGCGTTTCCTCGAATCGCTGATAGCCATGATCAACCAAGGACCGATTCTTGGCTATATTCCTCAAGTGATTACCCAAGCCGGAAGCGGTATCTATACGCTGCCCGCCTCCATCTTAATCGCCAGCGCGGAGACGGAACTTTCCTATGGTATGTATTTCAGCATCGTCTGTGCCGAGACGGTGGCGTTCCTCACGCCGGCAGAAATTGCCGAAGGGAAACAAAATGCCTTTTACGGTACGTCAGATGGGGTGATTGATTTGCTCGTCCAAAGCTGCCAAACGTGGCGCAGCGCCGAATTAGAGCCAATCCCTGCTCTTGAAACAGATATTCCGATCCTCATGTTCAGTGGGGCGTTCGATTCGCAGACACCGCCGCAGTTTGCCGAAAATGCCGCCAAACGACTGACGAACAGCCAACTGATCAGTTTCCCCTATCAGGGTCACGGGGTGTTGCCGTTCAGTAAATGCGCCCAAAACCTGACAGCGGTGTTCCTTGCCAACCCTAGCGAGGTGAAAACGCTGGATACATCTTGTGCGGGGCGTGATGTGAAACCCATTTTCAATGGGGCGTACTTGGTCAAGTTTACTGAACTTGCCGATCCCATCAGTGGGCGTCGCTACACACTGCCGGAAGGCTGGCGCTACCGTCAAGCAGAGACTCCAACATCGCCCTTTGCCTACTTTATCAGTCAAGATGACTTGCAATCCATTGGTTTTGCCCGCGTAGAGGGTGCGGTGACTACCGAACGCCTACCCGAATTCGAGGCGCTCATCGGGACTGAATACAATGCGACGCTCACCTTGCAGGCATCCTTAAACTCGTTTGGGGTGACCATTGCCCAGTATGCCTTCAGCACAGCAGAGGAAGGGTTCACCGGTGCGCTGGTCATTATTGGCGGCGGGTTGACCGGAAGCAGCACAACCAGTTTGCTGTGGTATGCCGCACCCAATAACACCTTCACGGCAACCTTCGAGCCGATCCTGACGAATGTCTTGTTTTCCTTGATGAGTCCGTAG
- a CDS encoding SDR family oxidoreductase: MTTYPDLHGKTAVISGAGGNLGIAVVRRLVAEGAVLALIDMNAAGLEKRLAENNLDPAPMTIIGGVDLGKKADADSAVDQIMAARGRIDVLINIAGGFKADGPVHDMPEAVWDSLITLNLKTAVLLSAAGARAMIAGGRGGRIVNIAARGGLTGIPGIAAYSASKSAVLRLTESMAGELMGHQITVNAVLPSVIDTPQNRAANPDEDYSKWVSPDSLADVIAFLVSAAARDISGASIPVYGRA, translated from the coding sequence ATGACCACTTACCCTGATCTTCACGGGAAAACCGCCGTGATCAGCGGCGCAGGCGGCAATCTAGGGATCGCCGTCGTCCGCCGTTTGGTCGCTGAAGGCGCAGTGCTCGCCCTCATTGATATGAACGCCGCCGGGCTAGAAAAACGTCTTGCCGAAAACAATCTCGATCCCGCCCCCATGACAATTATCGGCGGGGTGGATTTGGGTAAAAAAGCCGATGCCGACTCTGCTGTCGATCAGATCATGGCAGCACGCGGACGGATCGACGTTCTGATCAACATCGCCGGTGGATTTAAGGCGGATGGACCCGTTCACGATATGCCTGAGGCGGTTTGGGACTCACTAATCACGTTGAACCTAAAGACGGCGGTACTCCTGAGTGCCGCCGGAGCGCGGGCGATGATTGCTGGTGGGCGTGGCGGGCGCATTGTGAATATTGCGGCACGGGGCGGGTTGACCGGAATTCCCGGCATCGCTGCCTACAGCGCCAGCAAGAGCGCCGTCTTGCGCCTGACCGAGAGCATGGCAGGCGAGCTTATGGGGCATCAGATCACGGTGAATGCCGTCTTGCCTAGCGTTATTGATACCCCCCAAAACCGTGCGGCAAATCCCGATGAGGACTACAGCAAGTGGGTTTCCCCTGATTCCCTAGCGGATGTGATCGCATTTCTCGTTTCGGCGGCAGCGCGGGATATTAGCGGAGCTTCGATTCCAGTTTATGGACGGGCGTAA
- a CDS encoding peptidylprolyl isomerase codes for MDGRKRVILAALITLAALMTITGCRPAAPTPTPLPPTPARIVVTMPPRPTTTSVEVLDKVRGKVDAPITWTLYGNFRAEASVTLARNLLILIERYPDQVRLVWRHYPTRGDALSLLAASGAEAAGAQGKFWEMHDTLLATRGEWFNATPTLFRELLTQYAAQSDVPDLAAFNAALDKKTYDAPLEQAIRAAGARGFRSSPALMLQNRPYGGRIDEFGLDSAVQLILLKEHQFSKQPPFEIDPNKRYRATLITAKGEVEIELFTQTAPVTVNNFVYLARQGWYDGITFHLVTPELVQTGDPSGTGEGTAGYTIFDEADNGLTFDRAGLVAMASQRGVRNSGSSQFFITLGIMPPEGYNGEFAIFGQVTKGMDVLRLLRERNPFDLLRFPNPPPGDALLRVIITESALGE; via the coding sequence ATGGACGGGCGTAAACGAGTGATCCTTGCGGCGCTGATTACCCTAGCTGCTCTAATGACCATCACCGGATGTCGTCCTGCCGCGCCAACGCCAACGCCGCTTCCCCCAACCCCGGCACGGATCGTCGTCACCATGCCGCCGCGCCCAACCACCACCTCTGTGGAGGTGCTGGACAAAGTGCGCGGCAAGGTAGATGCGCCTATTACATGGACTCTCTACGGCAATTTTCGTGCCGAGGCGTCGGTTACCCTTGCCCGCAACCTCTTGATTCTCATTGAGCGCTACCCCGATCAGGTGCGCCTTGTGTGGCGGCATTACCCAACGCGGGGCGATGCGCTCTCCCTATTAGCCGCAAGCGGGGCAGAGGCGGCGGGCGCACAGGGAAAGTTTTGGGAGATGCACGATACCCTTCTCGCCACACGGGGGGAGTGGTTCAACGCCACACCTACACTCTTTCGGGAACTATTGACGCAGTATGCAGCGCAAAGCGATGTCCCCGATTTGGCAGCCTTTAACGCCGCACTGGATAAGAAAACCTACGATGCGCCCTTAGAACAAGCGATTCGGGCGGCAGGGGCGCGGGGCTTTCGTTCCAGCCCGGCGCTCATGCTGCAAAATCGCCCTTATGGCGGGCGCATCGATGAATTTGGCTTGGACAGTGCCGTTCAGTTGATTCTTCTCAAAGAGCACCAATTCTCGAAACAACCCCCTTTTGAGATTGACCCCAACAAGCGCTACCGGGCGACACTCATCACCGCCAAAGGGGAGGTCGAGATAGAACTCTTTACCCAAACCGCGCCAGTGACGGTGAATAACTTCGTTTATCTTGCTCGGCAAGGTTGGTACGATGGAATCACCTTTCATCTTGTGACGCCGGAACTCGTCCAGACGGGTGATCCCAGTGGGACGGGCGAGGGGACAGCCGGGTACACCATTTTTGATGAAGCGGACAATGGCTTGACCTTTGATCGAGCGGGACTCGTGGCGATGGCAAGCCAACGCGGGGTGCGCAACAGCGGGAGTTCGCAATTCTTCATCACCTTAGGCATTATGCCCCCCGAAGGCTACAACGGGGAGTTCGCCATTTTTGGGCAAGTCACAAAGGGGATGGATGTTCTGCGTTTGCTGCGCGAACGGAATCCCTTTGATCTCCTTCGCTTTCCCAACCCTCCCCCCGGCGATGCCTTGCTGCGCGTTATCATCACCGAAAGTGCGTTGGGCGAGTGA